The following proteins are encoded in a genomic region of Glycine soja cultivar W05 chromosome 17, ASM419377v2, whole genome shotgun sequence:
- the LOC114392083 gene encoding S-adenosylmethionine synthase-like, with the protein MAETFLFTSESVNEGHPDKLCDQISDAVLDACLEQDPDSKVACETCTKTNLVMVFGEITTKANVDYEKIVRDTCRNIGFVSNDVGLDADNCKVLVNIEQQSPDIAQGVHGHLTKKPEEIGAGDQGHMFGYATDETPELMPLSHVLATKLGARLTEVRKNGTCPWLRPDGKTQVTVEYYNDNGARVPVRVHTVLISTQHDETVTNDEIAADLKEHVIKPVIPEKYLDEKTIFHLNPSGRFVIGGPHGDAGLTGRKIIIDTYGGWGAHGGGAFSGKDPTKVDRSGAYIVRQAAKSIVASGLARRCIVQVSYAIGVPEPLSVFVDTYGTGKIPDKEILNIVKENFDFRPGMISINLDLKRGGNNRFLKTAAYGHFGREDPDFTWEVIKPLKWEEA; encoded by the coding sequence ATGGCAGAGACATTCCTATTTACCTCAGAGTCAGTGAACGAGGGACACCCTGACAAGCTCTGTGACCAAATCTCTGATGCTGTCCTCGACGCTTGCCTCGAACAGGACCCAGACAGCAAGGTTGCCTGCGAAACATGCACCAAAACCAACTTGGTCATGGTCTTCGGAGAAATCACGACCAAGGCCAATGTTGACTACGAGAAGATAGTGCGTGACACCTGCAGGAACATCGGCTTTGTCTCAAACGATGTGGGACTGGATGCCGACAACTGCAAGGTCCTCGTCAACATTGAGCAGCAGAGCCCTGATATTGCTCAGGGTGTACACGGCCACCTCACCAAAAAACCTGAAGAAATTGGTGCTGGTGACCAGGGTCACATGTTTGGCTATGCCACTGATGAAACCCCTGAATTGATGCCATTGAGCCATGTTCTTGCAACAAAACTCGGTGCTCGTCTCACCGAGGTTCGCAAGAACGGTACCTGCCCTTGGCTGAGGCCTGATGGGAAGACCCAAGTGACCGTTGAGTATTACAATGACAATGGTGCCAGGGTTCCGGTTCGTGTCCACACCGTGCTAATCTCCACCCAACACGACGAGACTGTCACCAATGACGAAATTGCTGCTGACCTCAAAGAGCATGTGATCAAGCCTGTGATCCCAGAGAAGTACCTTGATGAGAAGACCATTTTCCACTTGAACCCTTCAGGCCGTTTTGTCATTGGTGGCCCTCATGGCGATGCTGGTCTCACCGGCCGCAAGATCATTATCGATACTTATGGAGGATGGGGTGCTCATGGTGGTGGTGCTTTCTCCGGCAAGGACCCTACCAAGGTTGATAGGAGTGGTGCTTACATTGTGAGACAGGCTGCTAAGAGCATTGTGGCAAGTGGACTTGCCAGAAGGTGCATTGTGCAAGTGTCTTATGCCATTGGTGTGCCTGAGCCTTTGTCTGTGTTTGTTGACACCTATGGCACTGGAAAGATCCCTGACAAGGAGATCCTTAACATTGTGAAGGAGAACTTTGATTTCAGGCCTGGTATGATCTCCATCAACCTTGATCTCAAGAGGGGTGGAAATAACAGGTTTTTGAAGACTGCTGCATATGGACACTTTGGAAGAGAGGACCCTGACTTCACATGGGAAGTGATCAAGCCACTCAAGTGGGAGGAGGCCTAA
- the LOC114392084 gene encoding S-adenosylmethionine synthase-like, which translates to MAETFLFTSESVNEGHPDKLCDQISDAVLDACLEQDPDSKVACETCTKTNLVMVFGEITTKANVDYEKIVRDTCRNIGFVSNDVGLDADNCKVLVNIEQQSPDIAQGVHGHLTKKPEEIGAGDQGHMFGYATDETPELMPLSHVLATKLGARLTEVRKNGTCPWLRPDGKTQVTVEYYNDNGARVPIRVHTVLISTQHDETVTNDEIAADLKEHVIKPVIPEKYLDEKTIFHLNPSGRFVIGGPHGDAGLTGRKIIIDTYGGWGAHGGGAFSGKDPTKVDRSGAYIVRQAAKSIVASGLARRCIVQVSYAIGVPEPLSVFVDTYGTGKIHDKEILNIVKENFDFRPGMISINLDLKRGGNNRFLKTAAYGHFGREDPDFTWEVVKPLKWEKA; encoded by the coding sequence ATGGCAGAGACATTCCTATTTACCTCAGAGTCGGTGAACGAGGGACACCCTGACAAGCTCTGCGACCAAATCTCCGATGCTGTCCTCGACGCTTGCCTCGAGCAGGACCCAGACAGCAAAGTTGCCTGCGAAACATGCACCAAAACCAACTTGGTCATGGTCTTCGGAGAAATCACGACCAAGGCCAACGTTGACTACGAGAAGATAGTGCGTGACACCTGCAGGAACATCGGCTTCGTCTCAAATGATGTGGGACTGGATGCCGACAACTGCAAGGTCCTCGTCAACATTGAGCAGCAGAGCCCTGATATTGCTCAGGGTGTACACGGCCACCTTACCAAAAAACCTGAAGAAATTGGTGCTGGTGACCAGGGTCACATGTTTGGCTATGCCACTGATGAAACCCCTGAATTGATGCCATTGAGCCATGTTCTTGCAACAAAACTCGGTGCTCGTCTCACCGAGGTTCGCAAGAACGGTACCTGCCCTTGGCTGAGGCCTGATGGGAAGACCCAAGTGACCGTTGAGTATTACAATGACAATGGTGCCAGGGTTCCTATTCGTGTACACACCGTGCTAATCTCCACCCAACACGACGAGACTGTCACCAATGACGAAATTGCTGCTGACCTCAAAGAGCATGTGATCAAGCCTGTGATCCCAGAGAAGTACCTTGATGAGAAGACCATTTTCCACTTGAACCCTTCAGGCCGTTTTGTCATTGGTGGCCCTCATGGCGATGCTGGTCTCACCGGCCGCAAGATCATTATCGATACTTATGGAGGATGGGGTGCTCATGGTGGTGGTGCTTTCTCCGGGAAGGACCCTACCAAGGTTGATAGGAGTGGTGCTTACATTGTGAGACAGGCTGCTAAGAGCATTGTGGCAAGTGGACTTGCCAGAAGGTGCATTGTGCAAGTGTCTTATGCCATTGGTGTGCCTGAGCCTTTGTCTGTGTTTGTTGACACCTATGGCACTGGGAAGATCCATGATAAGGAGATTCTCAACATTGTGAAGGAAAACTTTGATTTCAGGCCTGGTATGATCTCCATCAACCTTGATCTCAAGAGGGGTGGAAATAACAGGTTTTTGAAGACTGCTGCCTATGGACACTTTGGAAGAGAAGACCCTGACTTCACATGGGAAGTGGTCAAACCCCTCAAGTGGGAGAAGGCCTAA